The DNA sequence TCAATGGACTTTTTTGGTCATTTTAAGCGTTCTTCACTCTGATGGGAGCAAACCATTCCATTTGACAATACTGGCCATCATAAGCATCCGTATCGATTTTTTCGAAAAAGAATTCGCTATCCAGAAGCTCATATCTCCCGTTGTGCTCCTTGGCAAGCTTATCGATGGCAGTATACAGCGCCTCTGCGCGTAGTTCGCTAATCTCCTCGTAATGATGGTTCCCAATATAGCGAAAGCCGACACACATAGAAGCAGGGACTGTGTCACCTGTAAAGCCCTCTGGAATATCGTTCAGATTCATTACACGCATAGACGGTAGATAGTGCGTCCAACTAAGCGATGGATCAGGTGTCCTCGTTAGACCGTAATAGATATTGGATTCTATTGGATTAGGAACATTATGCCGCTTGTTCCACCAAAACTGTTTGGCAACTTCGGGTGCTTTTGTCGGCGCTACAGCGATCTCAATTTGATACATTTGCCCGATTAAATGAAAGGAGGGAATCATGACCATATCCGGCCCGTATACCATATTCCCGCAAACATCGTTCTTTGGAAACAGATGAAAAGGAGGTGTTACGTGAATGTTTCTGCCTGAATCTCTACATTCACCAGGCGTAAGCCCATATTCGCGTTTAAACGCGCGTATGTAGGTTTGCTCATGTTCATAACCGCATTCGATAGCAATGTCGAGGACCCGCTTCTCAGTTTGCATCAAATCCTCTAAGCTGACGGCCAGCTTTCGAGAGCGGATATAGCTTTGTAGCGGCACGCCAAAAGCGAACTTGAAAAGTCGACGCAAATGAACAGTGGAGATCGGGAGATCGTTCAGATATTCTGTCTCGCTCGTACCAGAAACATTTTCTTCTATTCTGGATAGGAGCAAAGAAAGGAGTTTGTATGGTTGTATAGCCTATGTCACTCTCCTAGTATTTTTTTGTTCCTACAAATGGAACATATTTGCTACTAGTGAAATCATACCACAAGGTGGAAATCATTGTCGTTCCTTGCAATATGAAAAAAATCTAAGCCGATTGAGGGGCTAGAATTTCTTATAAATCATTGATCTTCCTGGCCCCTGACCCTCTTACACTCTAATTATTCGAACAATAGGAATTCCCTCAAATTTATGAGTTGAATCATCATCACCTTCTTAATCTACCGATCAAAGAACTTTTGATTATTTTACTAACGACGAAGAAGCTGTTTTTGCTCTCAATTTAGCCAGGTTCTCCCCATGAAATCCCTTCACAATGAACCAGACTGCCAAGCTCATCTCGTAAACACCCACAGGAAGTGCCATCAATCCTTTTACCGCCGAATAGGGTCCGATGATCCCAAACATTTGCAGCAAACCAGCTAAAAATACCATAACCGCTGTAATCATTCCGAAAATCGCTATCGGTTTAGGCACATAGCCTGTTCGATAAAGCAAATAACTATACAGACTCGTATTGATGCCCAACATAAAATTTGGACCCAACATAGCCGTCCAGCGATAAATCGACTGCAGCAACAGCCCTATGGGCTCTAAACTGGTCTTAGCAGCTAAGTTAGCAGTATCATAATACGAACTAAGTTGTAACAAACCTAATATACTTATGATACCAATCGCAATAAAAACAGCTTCCATAAACCGGAAACAAAGATACCCGAGTGCAAGATGCTCATTCCAATGCCGAACGTAGGGAAACAGCATGACTGCTGTACCAACAGCCGTTACGATAAGCAAGAGGTCATTGAATACACCGATTAAGACCTTCGTTTCCGATCCATTTGCCACGGCCATCTGCCATTGTTCTGACAAAACCGGCCCATACAAAACAACCGCTATGATTGACGTCACTGCAGCAAGGATATAAAAAATCCCCAGTATCCTTGCATTCCTTCGGTCTCGCATCATCTTTCTGTGCCTCCTAAGATAATCAATATATTTGCTGATGGACGTATGGTATACTTGCCTACAAAACGTGATATAAGGAGTCATTATGGACCATAACGAAGTTATCGAACGTGCTTTGATCCATATCGAGGGCCATTTACAACAGCCCTTAACCGTAGAATCCGTTGCCAATACCTTCAACATGTCTAAATACTATTTTCATCGGCTGTTTTCTGCTATGATGAGCTGTTCGTTAAACCAATACATTCTATCCCGAAGATTGAATGCATCTTTAACCTTTATTCAAAACAAAAACAGCTCTCTAACCGATATTGCGTATCAAATGGGCTTCGGTACGCAAGCCTCATTCACTCGAGCTTTCAAACGACAATACGGCGTAGCTCCAAGTTCTTTAAAAACAGGACTTACAACCATCTCTCCTGTCCCTATACCTACAGTGGTGAAGAGACCTATAAAGAACATTAACGGGGATATCGTCACGGATTTCACCCTGACCGAATTCAAGGAGACCCGAATCAGTGGGATCGCCTTTGAAGTGGATTTAGCCCATGATGATTACAAGGAGAAGATCCGCGCACATTCAGAAATGCTGTTGAGTCATATTGATGGAACCATCAATGGTCCTTGTTATGTCATTTATTCAAACTGTCAACCCGATTCAACTTCGTTTAAGGTACTGTTCGGGATCCCAAGCCGTATTGAAATTGATAAGCCTTATTATTTCACGGTTGATATGCCGCAAATTTTTTGTGCCAGGTTCAACTATAGCGGTGACCTTCTTGATATTGGGGATGTACTGAAAAGCGACTATGCTCGTTTTTTAAAAATCTCCAGGCAGGAAACGGACGAAATAGATATTGAACTCATTCAAGCTTTTGATGACGTCCATCAGCTGGATTCGACCTACCATATCTATGCGCCTATCAAAAAACTCCCTACCGATTCTGATTTGTAAGATCGCGGCTCGCTTGTCATTCTGCCTGCTCCTTTCTTTGCTCGAAGTTGATCATTCCTGTTGCAAATAAAATAACATAACGGGTTTCGCCCGGGCTTTCCACATCTTGCTGTAATTTAAGAACGAAAAAGTGCATCTCTCTCGAGATGCACCCTGTTTTGGCTTCTATCCAATCATAAAAGAACTATTCCACAAATCCTTCAGCATTTCCCAAGCCTTTCACGGTAAAATTTTTCCCCCTCGTTGCTACTTCATAAGCAAAAGTACCCACAGCCTATACACCTTTTTCAAAGTGTCTAGTTTATGGGTACCGGTTTACACAGTAACTGGATTTATTATATAACCTGTCTGCCGTATGAAGCCTATCGGTTTTTTACTGATGCCACTTCATAAGTTATGATCTCACTTCCGAGAATTGGAGATTCTTTATTTGCTGCCTCTGAACCTGGTTCTGGACGTTTGTGTGCTGATTTAAAGGCATCGCTATTTCTCCAAGCTGTAAAGGAATCAATATTCTCCCAATACATGTTTACATTTAACTCATCGTATTCAGTTATGTTCTGTGTCAACAATACCTCTACTTTTACAAAGCCCTCGGAAGTGTCTAGCGGGCCTGGTGCTGTAAAACTCGGTGCCATTACCGCGCCCATTCCTTTTTTCACTTTAATTCTGTTCGTGACTACGATCATCCTTACCATCTCCCTAATTTTTTGAAATTTGAATTGCTCACAAAATTAAGAGGATTCCAATAACACCTTAATGGACGGACTCCAGCTCCGCTAGAGATAATTTGCCATCCTCCATCCGGTATACCTTGTCGCAGTAGGTAAGAAGACGCTCATCATGTGTGACCATAATCGCCGCTTTGTGGCGTGTTCTCACCTCATGGGCAATCAAGGAGACAACTTCATGGGCGCGCTTGGTATCCAAGCTTGCTGTAGGTTCATCCGCCAATATGACATTGGGATCGTTAATTAACGCGCGGGCAATGGCGGTCCGCTGCTTCTCGCCCCCGGACAGCTCCTCCGGGTAGCTCTTCAGCTTCGTGCCTAGACCAAGCTCTTCAAGCAACTTTATAGCCATAGCTTTGTCTGCTGCACGAACCTTTCCCGACATCCGCTTCACGACAAGCAGCTGATCAAGAACGTTCAGGTACGGAACCAAATTCGAGGCCTGCATGATGAAACCAATCTCATGCAATCGGATATCGGATAGTTGTTTGCCTGACAGCTTCGATATGTCCTTCCCATTTAGTTTAACCTCTCCCTCGGAAGCTTTAAGCAGTGCACCCGCAACGGATAGGAAGGTGCTTTTACCAGAACCGGACGGACCTACCACTGCGACGAACTCACCCGGCTCCACTTTTAAGGACACTCGGTCTAATGCTGCAATACGATTCAATCCTTCGTTGTAATATTTGGAAGCTGCTGTTATTTGCAAGCCTTCAGTCATTACTCAACCCTCCCAAGTGCCGTAAGCGGATCAATTTTCGATATCGTGCGAACGGATACCAATGAACTAAGCAATGAGATCACGAGCAATACAATGGAATACGTGAACACCAGCTTCGTATCCAGCATGAACGGCATGCCTTTGGGCATGATTGCCGCTGTCCCATAGGTCAATAAGATGCCAACGATAATGCTTGAGAGCGACAAGACGAACACCTGTGAGACGACGGCTTTACCTAAGAATCCATTCTTGGACCCGATCGCTTTCATAATCCCGAACTGGTTGGATTTCTGCATCGTGAATACATAGAAGAACACGCCAATGATGAATGCAGAGATCGCAAGCAGGAACGCAAGCATCATCATGATTGTGCCATTCTCTTCCTTGTATCCGGGCATTCCCTGTACCGCTGCCGCACGGGTAACCGTATCGGTACCCGAAAGCTGTTCATTTATAGTACTCCGATCTATATCTTTACCTTGAAGCATAATCGCATTGACGGGGTCCTTGACTCCCTTGTCCGAGCCTGGTGCCGCAAACGCAAGCTTACGCCACTCTTCTATAGGTGTAAATACAGCTGCTACGTGGTTATACGTCTGATTCTTGACAAAGCCGACAATTGTCAACGATTCCGTCGAGCCATCTAATTGGAAGGTGTCCCCTAGCTTAAATCCTTCGTCTTTCATCGTCTCATTGACAATGACCTTCGTCATCTGATCGGATGTCAGCCCCGAGCCTTCAATAATCGCCGGCTCAAGAAAGCTCCCCGGGTCAATTCCAATAATCGCTATATCTACTTTATCCTCATTCAACTTGCTACTCCCTTTGATTGCCGATGCCATGATGGTTCCCATAGGTGAAACGGCACTTACATTCGGCATCTCTGCTAATTTAGCTGACAAATCATTAGACAATAAAGACTTACTCATTGAAGCCTTCGACCCTTGTTCGAAAACCACATAATCAGCCTTCATCGTCTTAAACGTCGAAGCCGCAAGCGTAGATAACCCATTCCCCAAACCCGACAATATAAACACCAGCCAAGAAATAAGTACAAAAATGATAGCAATCATCAAGAACCTTGTCTTGCTGTGTCTCAATTCCTTTAAAGCCAAAAACATATACTATTTCTCCCCTCGGCACAAATAAATGACACGCGTGTCAAATTAATCGCCTCTCGTCCGGAACGTATTCATTATATGTTTTATATGACACGCGTGTCAAATATATTTGTGCTCCTTATCGTCTTCCTACTCCTCCTAGCCACATTTGGTACAATAGCTTGCTCCACTGAGGAGTAGGAATATTCATCATATTGGGAGTTTCAATCAGGTTAAAAAATACACCTATAATGGCAGGAAGTGGGATGCTTGTATTCAAGTGTCCCTCTTCCTGAGCACGAGCAAACAATCGCTCCAGTTGATTTTTTAAAGTCACATGCGCTTGCTCAACAAATTCAAGATCATGGGCCGCAGCCGCAGAATTGGCTTTATTTATTTTATGAGCATATCCAAGCAATTGATGGAGATTAGCTTCCTCCAGATATACATCCAGCAGATGTTGAAGAGCAGTCATGCAATCCGTTTCATCAATAGCCGACGCCTTCTGTAATACATTTTCCATGGACCGTTTCATACATGCAGCAACGATCTCTTCTTTGTTGGCATAATATTGGTAAATTGTGCTCCTTGCCCCAACCAGGCTCTTGGATAATAACTTAAGTTGAAACCCCTCATAACCGTATTCGAGAAGCACTCTCTTGGTTTGATCAAGCAACTCTGATTTTGTAAAAGCCTGCTTTCTTCCCATGTTAATCACCGTCCCTAATTGCTAGCCGTAGTCTACATTGTAACAAAAATATCGCCACAAAAGCGAAAGAACTCTTCATGAGAAATAGCATGAAGAGTTCTTTCCATAGAATTGAACATATAAGAATCAGGCTTTGCATGATTAGCAGATGCACGCCTTACTTACGTCAAATTTATACGAATGGATGTGGAATATACAGTTCTTCTAAACGGGTAATTTCTTCAGAAGTCAATTTAACCGACAACGCCGAAACTGCATCTTCCAGATGGCTGATTTTGGTCGAACCCATAATCGGCGCGGTGACCTCTTCTTTTTGCAGCAACCATGCAAGTGCAACTTGTGCGCGCGAAATTCCCCGGTTAGCAGCAACTTCCGCAACTCTTTCCGCGACTTTGCGATCTGCCTCTTCCGTCTTACTAAATATGGCCTTTGCTACCTGGTCCTTCTCTGATCGCACGGTCTGCTCACTCCAATCCCGGGTTAACCGGCCTGCAGCCAAAGGCAGGTAAGGAGTGACGCCAACTTCCTCGTCTCTGCAAAGGGGGAGCATTTCTCGTTCTTCTTCCCGATAGAGCAGGTTTAATCTATTCTCCATGGAAATGAACCGTGTCCAGCCGTTGCGCTCTGCGACATGTTGAGCTTTCGCAAACTGCCATGCCAGCATCGAGGATGCACCGATGTATCTGGCCTTGCCCGCCTTAACTAAATCGTGAAGAGCCTCCATGGTCTCCTCAATCGGCGTATTAGGATCCCACCGATGTATCTGGTACAAATCGACATAGTCTGTTCCGAGTCGTCTTAGACTGTTATCAACTTCGGTCATGATAGCTTTACGGGAAAGTCCCATAGCATTCGGACCTTTGCGCATTGGAACAAATACCTTTGTTGCTATGACGACTTCGTCACGATGAGCGAAGTCCTTTAAGGCACGTCCGAGAATTTCTTCGCTTGTTCCGTCGGAATACATGTTGGCGGTGCTGAAAAAGTTGATGCCCGATTCGAGTGCCTTCTTAATAATCGGTCTACTTTGCTCCTCATCCAGAGACCATGGGGTATTGCCGCGTTCAGGTACTCCGAAGCTCATGGTTCCAAGGCTTAACTTTGAGACCTCTAACCCGCTGCGTCCAAGTTTTACATATTCCATTTGATTGCACACTCCTTAAGGAAATTGGGAAGGCATTCAAGCCTTCAGGTTGTCTACACATATCTCGGTGAGCCAGTGCTACTCGAGGCTACATTACCACGGGAGTTGGCATCTTTCGTTTGAGAATGTGCCCGTCGGACCGTCCTCGTCGAGGAGTGCAAGGCGCACAGGATGCCGCGCGGCTTGCTCTACGGTGCCCGTGCCCTCAAAGTTGTTGAGATACGTCGCGGTGAAGCCCGGGCATACCGCATTGACCTTAATGCCTGTCGACTCGAGTTCAATGGCGAAGGCGAGCGTAATCGCATTGAGAGCCGTCTTCGAAGGGCTGTAAACGGCGCCAAACATCTCACGATGCGAACTAGTCGGATCTGCGTTCAACGTCAATGAGCCCGAACCGCTTGATACGTTGACGATACGCGCTGCCGGCGCATCACGAAGGAGCGGCAGCATCGCTTGCGTGACGGCAATGACGCCGAACACATTCGTCTCGAACACCGCTCGCACCTCTTCTAGAGAGGCTACGCTTGGGCGCCCCGACTTCCCGACCTCCTCAAGAGGCCTGCCCGGCTGACCTTGGTGCGATATGCCCGCATTGTTCACGAGCACATCGAGACGACCGAGCTCGCTCCGGATGCGCTCTGCCGCGGCGGAGATGGAATCTTGATTTGTAACGTCGAGTTGGAGGGCGCGGGCATCCGCTCCGACGCTCTTCGCGGCCGTCTCCCCTTTCTCGAGATTGCGCGAGCCGACAAGTACAGTGAAGCCGTGCGCCGTGAGATCTTTCGCGATTTGAAGACCGATTCCTTTATTGGCTCCGGTGACCAAAGCCACGGGTTTATCCTGCATAAGAAACAACTCCTTTAGTGGGGATTTCCTGCTCGATGCAGGTTAATACATCAACTTAGAACTCGTCAGTTCCTCAGCAGGTTGACATGTCAACTTGAATGTAGACTAACATCTTGTGGTTGATGTGTCAACCATGATATTATACTTGCATGGATATCAATAAAGTAAGCGAAGATGAAATGCAAATATGGAATATGTGGAAAGGCTCCTTTAAGCGAATCTTCGGTCGCGTTGTTAAGGAGCTTTCTGAACAAACAGGGCTCTCAGAAGGAGACTTTGGAATACTAGATCGGTTAGTCCAATTCGGAGATGGCAAGCTTCGCCAACAGGAACTAGCCGACTCGATGAACTGGGATAAGAGCAGATTATCACATCATTTGACGCGGATGGAAAAACGGGGCCATGTTATAAGGAGTCCATTAGACGCAGACCGTGGTGTCCAGGTCATCATCACTTCTGCCGGAAAAGCAGCTTTGGATGAGGCCCTACCCATCGTCTCAATGGCAATACGCAAATATTTTCTGGATCAATTAACCGATCAAGACATTGAATCGATTACGAAGCTGGCAGAAAGAACAAAAAGCGACCCTAGCCTCCGATAAAGCCTCGTTGACTTGGGTCGCTTTTCTGGACACTGTCCATGCTGTATATTCCAAAACGACAAGGGACTGAACCGGCCTTTCCTTTTATCTGTACCTCCATGAAACACGCTGCAGCCTCTTTGATTCGGCTTTTCTGCCCGTCG is a window from the Paenibacillus sp. J23TS9 genome containing:
- a CDS encoding helix-turn-helix domain-containing protein, producing MLLSRIEENVSGTSETEYLNDLPISTVHLRRLFKFAFGVPLQSYIRSRKLAVSLEDLMQTEKRVLDIAIECGYEHEQTYIRAFKREYGLTPGECRDSGRNIHVTPPFHLFPKNDVCGNMVYGPDMVMIPSFHLIGQMYQIEIAVAPTKAPEVAKQFWWNKRHNVPNPIESNIYYGLTRTPDPSLSWTHYLPSMRVMNLNDIPEGFTGDTVPASMCVGFRYIGNHHYEEISELRAEALYTAIDKLAKEHNGRYELLDSEFFFEKIDTDAYDGQYCQMEWFAPIRVKNA
- a CDS encoding DUF4386 domain-containing protein, producing MMRDRRNARILGIFYILAAVTSIIAVVLYGPVLSEQWQMAVANGSETKVLIGVFNDLLLIVTAVGTAVMLFPYVRHWNEHLALGYLCFRFMEAVFIAIGIISILGLLQLSSYYDTANLAAKTSLEPIGLLLQSIYRWTAMLGPNFMLGINTSLYSYLLYRTGYVPKPIAIFGMITAVMVFLAGLLQMFGIIGPYSAVKGLMALPVGVYEMSLAVWFIVKGFHGENLAKLRAKTASSSLVK
- a CDS encoding helix-turn-helix transcriptional regulator: MDHNEVIERALIHIEGHLQQPLTVESVANTFNMSKYYFHRLFSAMMSCSLNQYILSRRLNASLTFIQNKNSSLTDIAYQMGFGTQASFTRAFKRQYGVAPSSLKTGLTTISPVPIPTVVKRPIKNINGDIVTDFTLTEFKETRISGIAFEVDLAHDDYKEKIRAHSEMLLSHIDGTINGPCYVIYSNCQPDSTSFKVLFGIPSRIEIDKPYYFTVDMPQIFCARFNYSGDLLDIGDVLKSDYARFLKISRQETDEIDIELIQAFDDVHQLDSTYHIYAPIKKLPTDSDL
- a CDS encoding heme oxygenase, whose product is MIVVTNRIKVKKGMGAVMAPSFTAPGPLDTSEGFVKVEVLLTQNITEYDELNVNMYWENIDSFTAWRNSDAFKSAHKRPEPGSEAANKESPILGSEIITYEVASVKNR
- a CDS encoding ABC transporter ATP-binding protein translates to MTEGLQITAASKYYNEGLNRIAALDRVSLKVEPGEFVAVVGPSGSGKSTFLSVAGALLKASEGEVKLNGKDISKLSGKQLSDIRLHEIGFIMQASNLVPYLNVLDQLLVVKRMSGKVRAADKAMAIKLLEELGLGTKLKSYPEELSGGEKQRTAIARALINDPNVILADEPTASLDTKRAHEVVSLIAHEVRTRHKAAIMVTHDERLLTYCDKVYRMEDGKLSLAELESVH
- a CDS encoding ABC transporter permease, whose protein sequence is MFLALKELRHSKTRFLMIAIIFVLISWLVFILSGLGNGLSTLAASTFKTMKADYVVFEQGSKASMSKSLLSNDLSAKLAEMPNVSAVSPMGTIMASAIKGSSKLNEDKVDIAIIGIDPGSFLEPAIIEGSGLTSDQMTKVIVNETMKDEGFKLGDTFQLDGSTESLTIVGFVKNQTYNHVAAVFTPIEEWRKLAFAAPGSDKGVKDPVNAIMLQGKDIDRSTINEQLSGTDTVTRAAAVQGMPGYKEENGTIMMMLAFLLAISAFIIGVFFYVFTMQKSNQFGIMKAIGSKNGFLGKAVVSQVFVLSLSSIIVGILLTYGTAAIMPKGMPFMLDTKLVFTYSIVLLVISLLSSLVSVRTISKIDPLTALGRVE
- a CDS encoding TetR/AcrR family transcriptional regulator is translated as MGRKQAFTKSELLDQTKRVLLEYGYEGFQLKLLSKSLVGARSTIYQYYANKEEIVAACMKRSMENVLQKASAIDETDCMTALQHLLDVYLEEANLHQLLGYAHKINKANSAAAAHDLEFVEQAHVTLKNQLERLFARAQEEGHLNTSIPLPAIIGVFFNLIETPNMMNIPTPQWSKLLYQMWLGGVGRR
- a CDS encoding aldo/keto reductase, which gives rise to MEYVKLGRSGLEVSKLSLGTMSFGVPERGNTPWSLDEEQSRPIIKKALESGINFFSTANMYSDGTSEEILGRALKDFAHRDEVVIATKVFVPMRKGPNAMGLSRKAIMTEVDNSLRRLGTDYVDLYQIHRWDPNTPIEETMEALHDLVKAGKARYIGASSMLAWQFAKAQHVAERNGWTRFISMENRLNLLYREEEREMLPLCRDEEVGVTPYLPLAAGRLTRDWSEQTVRSEKDQVAKAIFSKTEEADRKVAERVAEVAANRGISRAQVALAWLLQKEEVTAPIMGSTKISHLEDAVSALSVKLTSEEITRLEELYIPHPFV
- a CDS encoding SDR family oxidoreductase, producing MQDKPVALVTGANKGIGLQIAKDLTAHGFTVLVGSRNLEKGETAAKSVGADARALQLDVTNQDSISAAAERIRSELGRLDVLVNNAGISHQGQPGRPLEEVGKSGRPSVASLEEVRAVFETNVFGVIAVTQAMLPLLRDAPAARIVNVSSGSGSLTLNADPTSSHREMFGAVYSPSKTALNAITLAFAIELESTGIKVNAVCPGFTATYLNNFEGTGTVEQAARHPVRLALLDEDGPTGTFSNERCQLPW
- a CDS encoding MarR family winged helix-turn-helix transcriptional regulator, giving the protein MDINKVSEDEMQIWNMWKGSFKRIFGRVVKELSEQTGLSEGDFGILDRLVQFGDGKLRQQELADSMNWDKSRLSHHLTRMEKRGHVIRSPLDADRGVQVIITSAGKAALDEALPIVSMAIRKYFLDQLTDQDIESITKLAERTKSDPSLR